From Rudanella lutea DSM 19387, a single genomic window includes:
- a CDS encoding TlpA disulfide reductase family protein, whose protein sequence is MNVKQLFGLLLSAFVPAVAAMAQTAPVQKEINLTGKVRSASPGNMVYLETNGQPALRLDSAKLDRNNQFTIKSRIPDGGGVYLVNIAGGQKVVLLLEGGETLNITADGFQTDLKTGKKGQAVVTGSRNMEYYGKLMSMYEDIRAKSTAWQNQYNDAAAKRDQKKMDAIMAQSDAASKEFTDKVKALLPEMGTSLAALFATNFLSVDTDFPTLDKLARRFESENPNSPQAKGFIGNIARIRGLMTGSVAPDIALNDTTGKAVPLSSLRGKYVLVDFWASWCGPCRMENPNVVRLYNKYKDKDFTIYSVSLDQSRENWVKAIRNDNLTWTHVSDLRYWQSAAAQQYGVTGIPKTFLLDKEGKIIAKDLRGPALEQKLEEILK, encoded by the coding sequence ATGAACGTAAAGCAACTTTTTGGCCTACTTCTGTCGGCGTTTGTGCCTGCTGTGGCCGCTATGGCCCAAACAGCACCCGTTCAGAAAGAAATTAACCTGACGGGCAAAGTACGGAGCGCCAGCCCCGGCAACATGGTGTATCTGGAGACCAACGGACAACCCGCCCTCCGGCTCGATTCAGCTAAGCTCGACCGCAACAACCAGTTTACGATTAAGTCGCGCATACCCGACGGCGGGGGCGTGTATCTGGTCAATATTGCCGGTGGCCAGAAAGTGGTGCTCCTGCTCGAAGGTGGCGAAACCCTCAATATCACGGCCGACGGTTTCCAGACCGATCTGAAAACGGGTAAAAAAGGGCAGGCCGTGGTTACGGGCTCCAGGAATATGGAGTACTACGGCAAACTGATGAGTATGTACGAGGACATCCGGGCTAAAAGTACCGCCTGGCAAAACCAGTATAACGATGCAGCCGCCAAGCGCGACCAGAAAAAAATGGACGCGATTATGGCTCAGTCTGATGCAGCATCTAAAGAGTTTACGGATAAGGTAAAAGCGTTGTTGCCCGAAATGGGTACCTCACTGGCGGCCTTATTTGCCACCAATTTTCTGAGCGTCGATACCGATTTCCCCACGCTTGATAAGTTGGCACGCCGGTTTGAAAGCGAAAACCCTAACAGCCCGCAGGCCAAAGGATTTATTGGTAACATCGCCCGGATTCGGGGGTTGATGACCGGCTCGGTGGCACCCGACATTGCCCTGAACGATACCACCGGTAAAGCCGTACCACTGTCGTCGCTACGGGGCAAGTATGTGCTTGTTGATTTTTGGGCGAGCTGGTGCGGGCCCTGCCGGATGGAGAATCCCAACGTAGTGCGGCTGTACAACAAGTACAAAGACAAAGACTTCACCATCTACAGCGTATCGCTCGACCAAAGCCGCGAAAACTGGGTAAAGGCCATTCGGAACGATAACCTCACCTGGACACACGTTTCGGACCTGCGCTACTGGCAGTCGGCTGCGGCTCAGCAGTACGGAGTAACGGGCATTCCGAAGACCTTTCTGCTCGATAAAGAGGGGAAGATTATTGCCAAAGACCTACGCGGCCCGGCACTCGAACAAAAACTTGAAGAGATTCTAAAATAA
- the proC gene encoding pyrroline-5-carboxylate reductase yields MKIAIVGCGNMGMAFAKSFLQYDLVKKDDLLLIEKSTERSQALKAEKAGVVVDTIGPRVAEYDLVILSVKPQDFGGVCDALAAVIKPNQVVLSIMAGIPMSQIQQRLNHPLVIRAMPNTPAMLGMGITGFTAAKEVDLTNLRRVENLINATGRSIFLEDEAMLDAVTALSGSGPAYFYYVVKAMVEAGRQMGFDEGVATLLVKQTMLGSFHLINNADKSLDDLIKAVASKGGTTEAALRQFEAGSLADTLVAGIRAAQVRAQELSNG; encoded by the coding sequence ATGAAAATTGCAATTGTTGGTTGTGGTAACATGGGTATGGCCTTCGCCAAGTCGTTTCTTCAGTACGATCTGGTAAAGAAAGATGACCTGTTACTGATTGAAAAAAGCACCGAACGGTCGCAGGCGCTCAAGGCCGAAAAAGCCGGAGTTGTGGTCGATACCATCGGGCCACGCGTAGCGGAGTATGATCTGGTTATCCTGTCGGTGAAACCCCAGGATTTTGGCGGGGTGTGCGATGCACTAGCCGCCGTGATCAAACCGAATCAGGTGGTCCTGTCGATCATGGCAGGGATTCCGATGAGTCAGATTCAGCAACGGCTCAATCACCCGCTGGTAATCCGGGCCATGCCCAACACGCCCGCTATGCTCGGTATGGGTATTACGGGCTTCACGGCGGCCAAAGAGGTAGACCTGACCAACCTGCGCCGGGTTGAGAACCTGATTAATGCTACCGGGCGGTCTATTTTTCTGGAAGACGAAGCCATGCTCGATGCCGTTACGGCACTGAGTGGCAGCGGCCCCGCTTACTTTTACTACGTGGTTAAAGCTATGGTAGAGGCCGGCCGACAAATGGGTTTCGACGAGGGTGTGGCCACGCTGCTGGTGAAACAAACGATGCTCGGCTCGTTTCACCTGATCAACAACGCCGATAAATCGCTCGACGACCTGATCAAAGCCGTCGCGTCGAAAGGAGGAACCACCGAGGCTGCCCTGCGTCAGTTCGAAGCTGGCTCGCTGGCCGATACCCTGGTGGCCGGTATCCGGGCGGCTCAGGTACGCGCTCAGGAACTCTCGAACGGCTAA